The proteins below come from a single Streptococcus hyointestinalis genomic window:
- a CDS encoding sigma-70 family RNA polymerase sigma factor, whose protein sequence is MENSVHFESLFISVKPIVFKLQRTYYIKLWDRDDWLQEGRVILYRLLQDNPDLVDDQLTFYRYFKTKFSSHLKDVIRKQESQKRRFDKMPYEEVSEFGHSIKDRGLGLDDYVAYKEILERVEKSLSQDGKDKLSKVIAGQRFSGKAKFIKELRVNFQEFSQHVLG, encoded by the coding sequence ATGGAGAATTCAGTACATTTTGAGAGTTTATTTATTTCAGTGAAACCTATTGTGTTTAAGTTGCAAAGAACTTACTATATTAAATTATGGGATAGGGATGACTGGTTGCAAGAAGGAAGAGTGATTTTATATCGTTTACTGCAGGATAATCCTGACTTAGTAGATGATCAGTTAACGTTTTATCGTTATTTTAAAACCAAATTTTCGAGTCATTTAAAGGATGTTATACGAAAACAGGAAAGTCAAAAACGTCGTTTTGACAAGATGCCTTATGAAGAGGTGAGTGAATTTGGTCATTCTATCAAGGATAGAGGGCTAGGTTTGGATGATTATGTAGCTTATAAGGAGATTTTGGAAAGAGTGGAAAAGAGTTTATCGCAAGACGGTAAAGATAAGTTATCAAAAGTGATTGCAGGTCAACGTTTTAGCGGAAAAGCAAAGTTTATCAAAGAGTTGCGAGTCAATTTTCAAGAATTTAGCCAGCATGTCTTGGGCTGA
- a CDS encoding CHAP domain-containing protein, with the protein MKKRILSAVLVSGVTLGTATVNANADDYDSQIAAKDAVINNLTSEQAAAQSKVSAIQSQVSTLQAQQTELENENTRLEAISQQLSGEIQELSTKIVARNEAIKKQARNAQKQSGVSSYLGSILNSKSVSEAITRLVAINKVVSANEKLLEQQESDKAALESKQAENQEAINTVTANKAAIEENKNSLATQQAQLEVAQLELSAQLTTAQNEKAELQIQKAAAEEAARQAAEAEAAAKAQAEAEAKAQAEAEANAQSQAQEEIAAQQSATAATSESVATSEAASTEVATSEVVSESTAPVQSTVATSEVQSQSVATVQSETATQTQTVATTTQSASTAAQPAASTSTATSTATVSTVSTSASSANTYPVGQCTWGVKSMASWVGNNWGNARDWIASAQAAGHSVGTTPAVGAVAVWPSDGGYGHVAYVTAVNSATSIQVMESNYNGNMSIGNYRGTFDPTNTWSGSAVYYIYQ; encoded by the coding sequence ATGAAAAAAAGAATTCTATCCGCAGTACTTGTAAGTGGTGTGACACTTGGTACTGCTACTGTAAATGCTAATGCGGATGATTACGATTCGCAAATTGCTGCTAAAGATGCAGTTATTAACAACTTAACAAGTGAGCAAGCAGCTGCTCAAAGTAAAGTTTCTGCTATTCAAAGTCAAGTAAGTACTTTGCAAGCGCAACAAACAGAACTTGAAAATGAAAACACTCGCTTAGAAGCTATTTCACAACAGTTGAGCGGTGAAATTCAAGAGCTATCAACAAAGATTGTTGCACGTAACGAAGCGATTAAAAAGCAAGCTCGTAATGCTCAAAAACAAAGTGGTGTTTCAAGCTACCTTGGTTCTATCTTGAACTCTAAATCTGTTTCTGAAGCCATCACACGTCTTGTTGCTATCAACAAAGTGGTTTCTGCTAATGAAAAACTTTTGGAACAACAAGAAAGCGATAAAGCTGCTCTTGAGTCTAAACAAGCTGAAAACCAAGAAGCTATCAACACAGTAACGGCTAACAAAGCAGCTATTGAAGAAAACAAAAATAGTTTAGCAACACAACAAGCACAACTTGAAGTAGCACAGCTTGAATTGTCAGCTCAATTGACAACTGCTCAAAACGAAAAAGCTGAACTTCAAATACAAAAAGCTGCTGCTGAAGAGGCTGCACGTCAAGCTGCAGAAGCAGAAGCTGCCGCTAAGGCTCAAGCAGAAGCAGAAGCTAAAGCGCAAGCAGAGGCTGAGGCTAATGCTCAATCTCAAGCTCAAGAAGAAATTGCTGCACAACAATCTGCTACAGCAGCGACTTCTGAGTCTGTTGCCACATCTGAAGCTGCAAGCACTGAAGTGGCTACAAGTGAAGTTGTCAGCGAGTCTACAGCTCCAGTACAATCAACAGTAGCTACATCTGAAGTTCAAAGCCAATCAGTAGCAACAGTTCAATCTGAAACAGCTACACAAACACAAACTGTAGCAACGACTACACAATCTGCTTCTACAGCAGCTCAACCAGCTGCTTCAACAAGCACAGCAACTTCAACAGCTACAGTAAGTACAGTATCAACTAGCGCTTCATCAGCTAACACTTACCCAGTTGGTCAATGTACTTGGGGTGTTAAATCAATGGCATCATGGGTTGGTAACAACTGGGGTAACGCCCGTGATTGGATTGCAAGTGCGCAAGCAGCAGGTCACTCTGTAGGAACTACTCCAGCAGTTGGTGCGGTTGCTGTATGGCCTAGCGATGGTGGTTACGGTCACGTTGCATACGTAACTGCTGTTAACAGTGCTACATCTATCCAAGTTATGGAATCAAACTACAATGGTAACATGAGTATCGGTAACTACCGTGGAACATTTGATCCAACTAACACTTGGAGCGGAAGTGCGGTTTACTACATCTACCAATAA
- a CDS encoding ribose-phosphate diphosphokinase — protein MSYSNLKLFALSSNQELAQKVADIIGIPLGKSSVRQFSDGEIQVNIEESIRGHHVFILQSTSSPVNDNLMEILIMVDALKRASAETVSVVMPYYGYARQDRKARSREPITSKLVANMLEVAGVDRLLTVDLHAAQIQGFFDIPVDHLMGAPLIAEYFDRNGLVGDDVVVVSPDHGGVTRARKLAQYLKTPIAIIDKRRSVTKMNTSEVMHIIGNVKGKKCILIDDMIDTAGTICHAADALAEAGATAVYASCTHPVLSGPALDNIEKSAIEKLVVLDTIFLPEERLIDKIEQISIAELIGEAIIRIHEKRPLSPLFEMSQRIC, from the coding sequence ATGTCTTATTCTAATTTGAAGTTGTTTGCGCTCTCGTCCAATCAGGAGTTGGCACAAAAAGTTGCGGATATCATTGGCATTCCTTTAGGAAAGTCAAGTGTGCGTCAATTTTCTGATGGTGAGATTCAGGTAAACATTGAGGAATCTATCCGTGGGCATCATGTCTTTATCCTGCAGTCAACAAGCTCGCCTGTTAATGATAATTTGATGGAAATCTTGATTATGGTGGACGCTTTGAAACGAGCTAGCGCAGAGACTGTTAGCGTAGTGATGCCATATTACGGCTATGCTCGTCAAGACCGTAAAGCGCGCTCACGTGAGCCTATCACATCTAAACTTGTAGCCAATATGCTGGAGGTTGCAGGCGTTGATCGTTTGTTGACGGTTGATCTCCACGCAGCACAAATCCAAGGATTTTTCGATATTCCTGTCGATCATTTGATGGGGGCACCTCTTATCGCTGAGTATTTTGATCGCAATGGCTTGGTTGGTGATGATGTCGTGGTGGTTAGTCCTGACCATGGTGGTGTGACACGAGCTCGTAAGTTGGCGCAATATCTTAAAACACCGATTGCCATCATTGATAAACGTCGTAGTGTGACTAAGATGAATACCAGTGAGGTTATGCATATCATCGGTAATGTCAAGGGTAAGAAATGTATCTTGATTGATGATATGATTGATACAGCGGGGACTATTTGCCATGCGGCGGATGCTTTAGCAGAGGCTGGAGCAACGGCTGTTTATGCTTCATGTACCCACCCTGTTTTGTCAGGTCCAGCGCTTGACAATATTGAAAAATCAGCGATTGAGAAATTGGTTGTTTTAGATACCATTTTTCTTCCAGAGGAGCGCTTGATTGACAAGATTGAGCAGATTTCAATTGCAGAATTGATTGGTGAGGCAATTATTCGCATTCACGAAAAACGTCCTTTGTCACCTCTCTTTGAGATGTCACAACGTATTTGTTAA
- a CDS encoding pyridoxal phosphate-dependent aminotransferase codes for MELLHRFNKNLEKIEVSLIRQFDQSISDVPGILKLTLGEPDFTTPEHIKEAAKAAIDANQSHYTGMSGLLELRQAASQFVKERYNLDYHPDNEILVTIGATEALSATLTAILEPGDTVLLPAPAYPGYEPIANLVGAEIVEIDTRANNFVLTPEMLEEAILAQGDKLKAVLLNYPTNPTGVTYSREQIKAFADVLKKYLVFVVSDEVYSELSYTEEGHVSIAEYLPEQTILINGLSKSHAMTGWRLGFIFAKAALCAELIKSHQYLVTAASTISQFAAVEALTEGKDDALPMCVEYIKRRDYIIDKMTALGFEIIKPTGAFYIFAKIPESYNQDSFRFCQDFARQQAVAIIPGIAFGKYGEGYVRLSYAASMETISAAMARLEQFLATYGR; via the coding sequence ATGGAGCTTTTACATCGTTTTAATAAGAATTTAGAGAAGATTGAAGTGTCTTTGATTCGTCAGTTTGACCAATCTATCTCGGACGTGCCTGGGATTTTGAAATTGACTTTGGGAGAGCCTGATTTTACAACGCCTGAACATATCAAAGAGGCTGCCAAGGCGGCAATTGATGCCAACCAATCGCACTATACAGGTATGAGCGGACTTTTAGAACTTCGCCAAGCGGCTAGTCAATTTGTCAAAGAAAGGTACAATTTAGATTATCATCCTGACAATGAAATCTTGGTGACTATCGGTGCGACAGAAGCCTTGTCAGCGACACTAACAGCCATTTTAGAGCCAGGGGATACAGTGCTTTTGCCAGCGCCTGCTTATCCTGGCTATGAACCTATTGCCAATCTCGTTGGGGCAGAGATTGTCGAGATTGACACACGAGCTAATAACTTTGTCTTAACGCCAGAGATGCTGGAGGAAGCTATCTTGGCGCAAGGCGATAAGCTCAAGGCAGTTTTACTCAATTACCCAACCAATCCAACCGGTGTAACCTACAGCAGAGAGCAAATCAAAGCGTTTGCGGATGTTTTGAAGAAATACCTTGTCTTTGTCGTGAGTGATGAGGTTTACTCTGAGTTGAGCTACACCGAGGAAGGACACGTGTCTATCGCAGAGTACTTACCAGAGCAGACCATTCTCATCAATGGCTTATCAAAATCACACGCTATGACCGGCTGGCGCCTTGGTTTTATCTTTGCTAAAGCGGCTTTGTGTGCCGAGCTTATCAAGAGCCACCAGTATCTGGTGACAGCAGCTAGCACGATTTCGCAGTTTGCAGCGGTAGAAGCTTTGACAGAAGGGAAAGACGATGCCCTGCCGATGTGCGTGGAGTACATCAAACGTCGTGACTACATCATTGACAAGATGACAGCGCTTGGTTTTGAGATTATCAAGCCGACAGGTGCCTTTTATATCTTTGCCAAAATCCCAGAGAGCTATAATCAGGATTCCTTCCGTTTTTGTCAAGACTTTGCACGCCAACAAGCGGTGGCTATCATTCCAGGGATTGCCTTTGGTAAATACGGTGAGGGCTACGTGCGTCTGTCCTATGCGGCAAGTATGGAGACCATTAGCGCTGCCATGGCGCGCTTGGAGCAATTTCTAGCAACTTATGGACGTTAG
- the recO gene encoding DNA repair protein RecO, whose product MDVRETKGLILFNRDFREDDKLVKIFTESSGKRMFFVKHASKSPLNPVIQPLMMADFILRINDNGLSYIIDYKKVRRYDKITADLFRLSYASYILALADAAIEDNVADANLFAFLQKVLDLMEEGLDYEILTNIFEVQILERFGVSLNFHNCCFCHRTGLPFDFSHRFSGVLCPEHYDKDDYRSHVDPNVLYLIDRFQQVAIDDLKTISLKPEMKAKIRQFLDSIYEDYVGIHLKSKKFIDSLASWGDIMKSEKD is encoded by the coding sequence ATGGACGTTAGAGAAACAAAAGGGCTGATTCTCTTTAATCGTGACTTTCGTGAGGATGATAAGCTGGTGAAAATCTTCACAGAATCCAGTGGCAAGCGAATGTTTTTCGTGAAACATGCAAGCAAGTCTCCTCTTAATCCTGTCATTCAGCCGCTGATGATGGCGGACTTTATCCTACGTATCAATGATAATGGGCTCTCTTATATCATTGACTATAAAAAGGTGCGGCGCTATGATAAGATAACAGCGGATTTGTTTAGGCTGTCCTATGCCAGCTATATCTTAGCGCTTGCGGATGCTGCTATCGAGGACAATGTAGCGGATGCTAATCTATTTGCTTTTTTACAGAAAGTCCTTGACCTCATGGAGGAAGGGCTAGATTATGAGATTTTAACCAATATCTTTGAGGTTCAGATTTTAGAGCGCTTTGGTGTGTCGCTGAATTTTCATAACTGCTGTTTCTGTCACAGGACGGGCTTGCCTTTTGACTTTTCGCACCGCTTTTCAGGCGTTCTCTGCCCAGAGCACTATGACAAAGATGACTATCGCAGTCATGTCGACCCCAATGTGCTTTATCTGATTGATCGTTTTCAGCAGGTGGCAATTGATGACCTCAAGACTATCTCGCTAAAGCCTGAGATGAAAGCGAAAATCAGACAATTTTTAGATAGTATCTACGAGGACTACGTCGGTATTCACTTAAAGAGTAAGAAATTCATTGATAGCCTAGCGTCCTGGGGCGACATCATGAAATCTGAAAAAGATTAG
- the plsX gene encoding phosphate acyltransferase PlsX: MKTIAVDAMGGDNAPKAIVEGVDQALADFSDIAIQLYGDEAKIKSYLTATERVMIIHTDEKINSDDEPAKAVRRKKKASMVLGAQAVREKKADAVISAGNTGALLAAGLFVVGRIKGVDRPGLLSTMPTVDGRGYDMLDLGANAENSAHHLHQFAILGSFYAQNVRKINNPRVGLLNNGTEATKGDPVHKEAYELLAADTSLNFIGNVEARDLMEGVADVVVTDGFTGNAVLKTMEGTGLSILSALKSSIQSGGARAKMGALLLKPTLYNLKGIMDYSDAGGAVLFGLKAPVVKCHGSSDATAVYSTIKQVRTMLETKVVDQSVAAFTKVEKED; encoded by the coding sequence ATGAAAACAATTGCTGTGGATGCTATGGGAGGCGACAATGCTCCTAAAGCCATAGTGGAAGGGGTGGATCAAGCCTTAGCAGATTTTTCAGATATTGCCATCCAATTGTATGGTGATGAGGCTAAAATCAAGTCCTATTTGACAGCGACTGAGCGGGTGATGATTATCCATACAGATGAGAAAATCAACTCGGATGATGAGCCTGCAAAAGCGGTTCGTCGCAAGAAAAAAGCGTCAATGGTGCTTGGTGCGCAGGCTGTTAGAGAGAAAAAAGCGGACGCTGTAATTTCCGCTGGAAATACAGGAGCGCTGCTTGCTGCTGGGCTATTTGTCGTTGGGCGTATCAAGGGAGTAGACCGTCCAGGTCTACTGTCTACTATGCCAACGGTAGATGGTAGGGGCTATGATATGCTAGACCTCGGTGCCAATGCTGAAAACTCAGCTCACCACTTGCATCAATTTGCGATTTTAGGGTCCTTTTACGCTCAAAATGTCCGCAAAATCAACAATCCACGTGTTGGGCTGTTAAACAACGGAACAGAAGCGACTAAGGGTGACCCTGTTCACAAGGAAGCCTATGAATTGCTTGCTGCTGATACTAGCCTAAACTTTATCGGAAATGTCGAAGCGCGTGATTTGATGGAAGGTGTCGCAGATGTTGTCGTGACCGATGGTTTTACAGGAAATGCGGTTCTGAAAACCATGGAAGGTACAGGGCTTAGCATTCTCTCTGCATTGAAATCAAGTATCCAGTCAGGTGGCGCTAGAGCTAAGATGGGAGCACTCCTTCTCAAACCAACGCTTTACAATCTCAAGGGAATCATGGATTACTCAGACGCAGGTGGAGCGGTTCTCTTTGGACTCAAGGCACCTGTCGTCAAATGCCACGGCTCTAGTGATGCGACTGCTGTTTACAGCACTATCAAGCAAGTGCGTACTATGCTTGAGACAAAGGTGGTCGACCAGTCCGTAGCTGCCTTTACCAAGGTGGAAAAAGAGGATTAA
- a CDS encoding acyl carrier protein, translating into MTRDEIFGRIVAMIKEQMHVTDLEVTEETRLQDELGVDSIALMEFIINLEDEFQLDIPDEDVDDMTSMGEMLDYLDTRLHTNEN; encoded by the coding sequence ATGACAAGAGATGAGATTTTTGGGAGAATCGTCGCCATGATAAAAGAGCAGATGCATGTGACGGACCTTGAAGTGACTGAGGAGACACGCCTGCAGGATGAGCTTGGTGTGGACTCCATCGCTCTCATGGAGTTTATCATCAATCTAGAAGATGAGTTTCAGCTCGATATCCCAGATGAGGATGTGGATGATATGACCTCTATGGGTGAAATGCTCGATTATCTCGATACACGATTACATACAAATGAAAACTAA
- the purC gene encoding phosphoribosylaminoimidazolesuccinocarboxamide synthase: MKTDLIYTGKAKDIYATSDANEIVSVYKDQATMLNGARKETVAGKGRLNNQISSLIFERLNKEGVATHFIKKLSDTEQLNKKVEIIPLEVVLRNYTAGSFSKRFGVEEGIKLEEPIVEFYYKNDDLDDPFINDEHVKFLKIATDEEIAYLKAECRRINALLQAIFADIDLTLIDYKLEFGKDKDGKIILADEFSPDNCRLWDKDGNHMDKDVFRRDLGELTSVYEVVLEKLQSTVGK, from the coding sequence ATGAAGACGGATTTGATTTATACCGGTAAAGCAAAGGACATCTACGCAACAAGTGATGCAAATGAGATTGTTTCAGTTTATAAGGATCAAGCAACCATGCTAAATGGGGCTAGAAAAGAAACTGTAGCGGGCAAGGGACGCCTTAACAATCAGATTTCATCGCTTATTTTTGAGCGTTTGAACAAAGAAGGTGTGGCGACACACTTCATCAAAAAGCTCTCAGACACAGAGCAGCTCAATAAAAAAGTAGAGATTATTCCGCTTGAGGTGGTTTTGCGTAATTACACGGCTGGGTCTTTTTCAAAGCGTTTTGGCGTGGAAGAAGGGATTAAGCTTGAAGAACCTATCGTTGAGTTCTACTACAAAAACGATGACCTTGATGATCCTTTCATCAATGATGAGCATGTCAAATTCTTGAAAATTGCAACAGATGAGGAGATTGCTTACCTCAAGGCGGAGTGCCGTCGTATCAATGCGCTCTTGCAGGCGATTTTTGCTGACATTGACCTGACGCTTATCGACTACAAGCTAGAGTTTGGGAAGGATAAGGACGGCAAGATTATCCTAGCGGACGAGTTTTCACCAGACAACTGCCGTCTGTGGGACAAGGATGGCAATCACATGGACAAGGATGTCTTTCGTCGTGACCTTGGTGAGCTGACTTCTGTTTATGAAGTGGTTCTTGAAAAATTGCAGAGTACAGTAGGTAAATAA
- a CDS encoding phosphoribosylformylglycinamidine synthase: MDKRIFVEKKADFGIKAEALKKELTHNLQLKGLSDVRLVEVYEVFGLEEALFEKAEAHIFSETVTDRLLSKVEVDEALSSYAFFAIEALPGQFDQRAASAQEALYLLGAKDGVTVRASRLYLVNKDLPQDELEAIKKYLLNPVDSRFKDMTLPLAFEEFSVSQTEIPSLDVFETYTEADFVAYKAEKNLAMEVADLLYIQDYFKSIGRVPTETELRVLDTYWSDHCRHTTFETALKTIDFSASKFEKQLQATYDKYIAMRDELGRTEKPQTLMDMATIFGRYERANGRLDDMEVSDEINACSVEIEVDVDGVKEPWLLMFKNETHNHPTEIEPFGGAATCIGGAIRDPLSGRSYVYQAMRISGAGDITQPLSATRAGKLPQQTISKTAAHGYSSYGNQIGLATTYVREYFHPGFVAKRMELGAVVGAAPKSNVKREKPEAGDVIILLGGKTGRDGIGGATGSSKVQTVKSVETAGAEVQKGNAIEERKIQRLFRKPEVTTLIKKSNDFGAGGVCVAIGELADGLEIDLNKVPLKYAGLNGTEIAISESQERMSVVVRKEDVDTFIALAAEENIEAVAVAVVTEKANLVMTWNGQTIVDIERSFLDTNGVRVEVDAKVVDSADELPGQVTTDEAHLEKDLKAVLSDLNHASQKGLQTIFDSSVGRSTVNHPIGGRYQITPTESSVQKLPVEHGVTETVSVMAQGYQPYVAAWSPYHGAAYAVIEATARLVATGSDWDKARFSYQEYFERMDKQAERFGQPVSALLGSIEAQIQLGLPSIGGKDSMSGTFEELTVPPTLVAFGVTTSTASRILSPEFKNAGENIYYIAGSHLSEDIDFATIKKNFELFSALQAQHKITAASAVKYGGVAESLALMSFGNRIGAQVTLSDLASSLRAQLGGFVFTSPEEIAGVEKIGTTTADFILEVNGVAISCDDLLSAFEGTLEEVYPTTFAQSDKLADVPALETDFVKAAKASVDKPLVYLPAFPGTNSEYDSAKAFEAAGARTKIVPFATLDIEKSIADMVANIEEANILFFAGGFSAADEPDGSAKFIVNILKNAQVRTAIDAFIARGGLIIGICNGFQALVKSGLLPYGNFESSSETSPTLFYNDANQHVAKMVETRIANTNSPWLAGVSVGDVHAIPVSHGEGKFVVTDEEFAELRDNGQIWSQYVDFDGEPSMDSRYNPNGSYHAIEGITSKNGQIIGKMGHSERWEEGLFQNIPGNKDQHLFESAVKYFTGK, translated from the coding sequence ATGGATAAACGTATTTTTGTTGAGAAAAAAGCGGACTTTGGGATTAAGGCTGAGGCGCTCAAAAAAGAATTGACGCATAATTTGCAGCTAAAAGGCTTGAGTGATGTGCGCTTGGTGGAAGTGTATGAGGTCTTTGGCTTAGAGGAAGCGCTGTTTGAAAAGGCAGAAGCGCATATCTTTTCTGAGACGGTGACAGATAGACTCTTGTCAAAAGTAGAGGTTGACGAAGCACTCTCTAGCTATGCTTTCTTTGCTATCGAGGCTTTGCCTGGTCAATTTGACCAACGTGCAGCGTCAGCGCAAGAAGCACTCTACCTGCTTGGTGCAAAAGACGGTGTCACTGTGCGTGCTAGCCGCCTTTATCTGGTCAATAAAGACCTGCCACAAGACGAACTTGAAGCGATTAAAAAGTATCTGCTCAATCCTGTAGACTCTCGTTTCAAAGACATGACCTTGCCGCTTGCTTTTGAGGAATTTTCAGTGTCTCAAACAGAAATTCCAAGTCTTGATGTCTTTGAGACTTACACAGAAGCAGACTTTGTTGCCTACAAAGCAGAGAAAAACCTCGCTATGGAAGTGGCGGATTTGCTCTACATTCAAGACTATTTCAAGTCTATCGGGCGTGTGCCAACAGAGACTGAGTTGCGTGTGCTGGATACTTACTGGAGTGACCACTGCCGTCACACAACCTTTGAGACAGCTCTGAAAACCATTGATTTTTCAGCGTCTAAGTTTGAAAAACAATTGCAGGCGACTTATGACAAGTATATCGCTATGCGTGATGAGCTAGGACGCACTGAAAAGCCACAAACGCTCATGGACATGGCGACTATCTTTGGACGCTACGAGCGTGCCAATGGACGTCTTGATGACATGGAAGTGTCTGATGAGATTAACGCTTGCTCAGTGGAAATCGAAGTGGACGTTGACGGTGTCAAAGAGCCTTGGCTTCTCATGTTCAAGAACGAAACTCACAACCATCCAACAGAAATCGAGCCTTTTGGTGGAGCTGCGACCTGTATCGGTGGTGCTATTCGTGACCCATTGTCAGGACGTTCCTACGTTTACCAAGCCATGCGTATCTCTGGTGCGGGCGATATTACACAGCCACTCTCAGCCACTCGTGCTGGGAAATTGCCACAGCAGACTATCTCAAAAACAGCTGCGCACGGCTACTCTTCTTACGGGAATCAAATCGGTCTTGCAACGACTTATGTGCGTGAATATTTCCACCCAGGGTTTGTAGCGAAGCGCATGGAGCTTGGAGCTGTTGTCGGTGCTGCACCGAAATCAAATGTCAAACGTGAAAAGCCAGAAGCGGGTGATGTCATTATCCTACTCGGTGGTAAGACTGGACGTGATGGTATCGGTGGTGCGACAGGTTCGTCTAAAGTGCAGACCGTCAAGTCTGTTGAGACTGCGGGTGCCGAAGTGCAAAAAGGAAATGCCATCGAAGAGCGTAAAATTCAACGCCTTTTCCGTAAACCAGAGGTGACAACTCTCATCAAGAAGTCCAACGACTTTGGTGCAGGTGGTGTCTGTGTGGCGATTGGTGAGCTGGCAGATGGTCTAGAGATTGACCTCAACAAAGTCCCACTCAAGTATGCTGGACTCAACGGTACTGAAATTGCTATCTCTGAAAGTCAAGAGCGTATGTCTGTTGTTGTGCGTAAAGAGGACGTGGACACCTTTATCGCTCTTGCGGCTGAGGAAAATATCGAAGCAGTCGCCGTTGCAGTCGTGACTGAAAAAGCCAATCTGGTCATGACTTGGAACGGTCAGACTATTGTGGACATCGAGCGCAGCTTCCTTGATACCAACGGTGTGCGTGTCGAGGTGGACGCTAAGGTTGTTGACAGCGCAGACGAGCTTCCAGGTCAGGTAACGACGGATGAAGCCCACCTTGAGAAAGATTTGAAAGCAGTTCTTTCTGACCTTAACCACGCTAGTCAAAAAGGTTTACAGACGATCTTTGACTCCTCTGTTGGTCGCTCAACGGTCAACCATCCTATTGGTGGACGCTATCAAATCACACCGACAGAAAGCTCTGTTCAGAAATTGCCAGTAGAGCACGGTGTGACAGAGACGGTTTCTGTCATGGCGCAAGGTTATCAACCTTATGTGGCGGCTTGGTCACCTTATCACGGTGCTGCCTATGCGGTAATTGAAGCGACCGCACGCTTGGTAGCAACAGGTAGTGACTGGGACAAGGCACGCTTCTCTTATCAAGAGTACTTTGAGCGCATGGACAAGCAAGCAGAGCGCTTTGGTCAGCCTGTATCAGCCCTTCTAGGCTCTATCGAAGCCCAAATCCAACTTGGATTGCCTTCTATCGGCGGTAAGGATTCTATGAGTGGTACTTTTGAGGAATTAACTGTACCACCAACCTTGGTCGCTTTTGGGGTGACAACGTCTACAGCTAGCCGTATCCTCTCACCAGAGTTCAAAAATGCTGGTGAAAATATCTACTATATCGCAGGGTCTCACTTGTCTGAGGATATCGACTTTGCGACTATCAAGAAGAATTTTGAGCTCTTTTCTGCTCTTCAAGCACAGCACAAGATTACAGCAGCGTCAGCAGTCAAATACGGCGGTGTGGCGGAAAGCCTAGCTCTCATGAGCTTTGGTAACCGTATCGGTGCTCAAGTGACCCTCTCTGACCTTGCTAGCAGTTTAAGAGCGCAGCTTGGTGGTTTTGTCTTTACGTCACCAGAAGAAATCGCAGGCGTTGAGAAGATTGGCACAACGACAGCAGACTTTATCCTAGAGGTCAACGGTGTGGCTATTTCTTGCGATGATCTTCTATCAGCCTTTGAAGGCACATTGGAGGAAGTTTACCCAACGACCTTTGCTCAATCAGACAAGCTAGCTGATGTGCCAGCACTTGAGACAGACTTTGTCAAGGCAGCAAAAGCCAGCGTTGACAAGCCACTCGTTTACTTGCCAGCCTTCCCTGGGACAAACTCAGAGTACGACTCAGCTAAAGCCTTTGAAGCAGCGGGTGCCAGAACCAAGATTGTGCCATTTGCGACACTGGATATTGAAAAATCTATCGCTGACATGGTGGCAAATATCGAAGAAGCTAACATCCTCTTCTTTGCTGGAGGTTTCTCAGCAGCGGATGAGCCAGATGGCTCTGCCAAATTCATCGTTAATATCCTCAAGAATGCGCAAGTGCGTACAGCTATTGACGCCTTTATCGCACGAGGTGGCTTGATTATCGGTATCTGTAATGGTTTCCAAGCGCTCGTTAAGTCTGGTCTCTTGCCATACGGAAACTTTGAGAGCTCAAGCGAAACTAGCCCAACCCTTTTCTACAACGATGCCAACCAGCACGTGGCTAAAATGGTGGAAACACGTATCGCAAACACCAACTCACCTTGGCTTGCTGGCGTTTCTGTAGGGGACGTGCATGCCATTCCAGTCTCACACGGTGAAGGGAAATTTGTCGTGACAGATGAGGAGTTTGCTGAGCTTCGTGACAATGGTCAAATCTGGAGCCAATACGTGGATTTTGACGGCGAACCAAGCATGGACAGCCGCTACAATCCAAACGGTTCTTACCACGCTATCGAAGGTATCACCAGCAAAAACGGGCAAATCATCGGTAAAATGGGACACTCTGAGCGCTGGGAGGAAGGGCTCTTCCAAAATATCCCAGGCAACAAAGACCAACACCTCTTTGAAAGTGCGGTCAAGTATTTCACTGGCAAATAA